One stretch of Candidatus Dependentiae bacterium DNA includes these proteins:
- a CDS encoding NUDIX domain-containing protein → MKKEYSAGIIVFYETQLPDRLERTYLILHYHKGHWDLPKGKLEGAETNLEAAVRELKEETGLTVTLIPHFEQSLSYLFKDNQGILVSKEVTFFLGKASTQSVILSPEHSSYEWLSLKDALKQVTYSNAQQMLRMADQYREAA, encoded by the coding sequence ATGAAAAAAGAATACTCAGCCGGCATTATTGTTTTTTATGAAACTCAGCTACCGGATCGCCTAGAAAGAACCTATCTTATTTTACATTATCATAAAGGTCATTGGGATCTTCCTAAGGGTAAGCTTGAAGGTGCAGAGACAAATCTAGAGGCTGCAGTACGGGAACTTAAAGAAGAAACAGGTCTTACGGTTACTCTTATCCCTCATTTTGAACAGTCTTTATCCTATTTGTTTAAAGACAATCAAGGTATTTTAGTAAGCAAAGAAGTGACCTTCTTTTTAGGTAAAGCGTCAACTCAGTCTGTTATACTTTCTCCTGAACATAGTTCATACGAGTGGCTCTCTTTAAAAGATGCATTAAAGCAAGTAACCTATTCTAATGCTCAGCAAATGCTACGTATGGCAGATCAATATAGAGAAGCAGCCTAG